CGCTCCTAGTGACGCCAACGGATTAGCTGAAGCAGACGCTCCTATGATAACCGCCAGCGCGGGGATCATTAACATGTAAACCACAACGATTAAATCACCGGTAAACCCTGTTGTTTGCAAGATAAATGCTTGCCACAACATAATAGACACCATTATTACTACCATAAAACTTACAACCGGCATAAGAAGAAAGACCGCAACGTTAACACCTGACGGTATTACAACTTCTTTCCCTAATAACTTAACAAAATCATACAACGGCTGCAGCAATGGCGGACCAACACGCCACTGTACCCGCGCGGTTACCTTACGGTCAACCCAACTAGCCAGCATACCCACCGTGGCAGTAAACAAAAACCCGGGGAATACGATGAATTCAAGTATAGTGTTTATCATTTTTTCTTGACTCTTTTTCCCAACGTAACGTTTTCACCGCAACTTTATCCTTTACTAAATACACATCCTGTTCAGCATTTTCTTCAACTTCAACCCAAGTCAACGCATTATTCGGGCATGACTGCACGCATAACGGTACGGTATTATCATCACTGCGGTTTACGCAGAGATCACACCCGCTGGTTTTATGAGTAACAATCTCAGGATATATTGTCCCGAATGGACACGCAATACTACAAGTTTTACAGGAGGTACACCTGAAACTATACCGGTCCACCATGCCATCCTCGCGTTTTTCAAGAGCTTTATTAGGGCATGCAGCTACACAAAAAGATTCCTTACACCTGCGGCATACCAACCTCTGACTTGCGAGTGCAAGTAAACGTTCAACCCCGGTGTTGTTATCATGATAATAATAACTGCACTTAGCGTCACATTTCTTGCAAGTATAACACTTTTCTAAATCAATCAGTATTTTTTTCATATCACAATTACTTTTCTTTACTTAATCCCAGATACCTTCAATATTCTTAATCTCTTCATAGGTAAATACCGGCCCGTCTTTACACACAAAATACGGCCCTAACTGGCAATGCCCGCATTTCCCTAATCCGCAGGACATATTTTTTTCCA
The sequence above is a segment of the Elusimicrobiota bacterium genome. Coding sequences within it:
- a CDS encoding 4Fe-4S dicluster domain-containing protein encodes the protein MKKILIDLEKCYTCKKCDAKCSYYYHDNNTGVERLLALASQRLVCRRCKESFCVAACPNKALEKREDGMVDRYSFRCTSCKTCSIACPFGTIYPEIVTHKTSGCDLCVNRSDDNTVPLCVQSCPNNALTWVEVEENAEQDVYLVKDKVAVKTLRWEKESRKNDKHYT